In the genome of Pseudarthrobacter sp. IC2-21, one region contains:
- a CDS encoding VOC family protein, with the protein MPETSPAPRYRHGEPCWADVQTRDVEAAKAFYAAVFGWTFKDLPTPDGRSYAQAFVGEDLVASVAPQNPHQEALGTAAQWNVYFAAEDAGALAGEVPHAGGAVVFGPEEIGGTGVMVFMDPPGGGTTGVWQPGTHTGTGRYNEPGALSWTELLTPEPQAAVGFFQQLFGHEVTEYPQDDGGTYSTLMVNGAEVAGIVAAEAPARWQIYFGVADVADAVRKALAAGAEVLIAPESDDDETPGATATLRDPQGGEFSLLEV; encoded by the coding sequence ATGCCAGAGACTTCCCCCGCACCGCGATACCGTCACGGCGAACCCTGCTGGGCTGACGTCCAGACCCGGGACGTCGAGGCGGCCAAAGCTTTCTACGCCGCTGTGTTCGGCTGGACCTTCAAGGACCTGCCCACGCCCGACGGCCGCAGCTACGCCCAGGCCTTCGTGGGCGAGGACCTGGTGGCCAGCGTGGCTCCGCAAAACCCGCACCAGGAAGCCTTGGGTACCGCCGCCCAGTGGAACGTCTACTTCGCAGCCGAGGACGCTGGCGCGCTTGCCGGGGAGGTCCCCCACGCCGGTGGCGCCGTGGTGTTCGGGCCTGAGGAGATCGGGGGTACGGGTGTGATGGTGTTCATGGACCCTCCCGGCGGCGGGACCACCGGGGTGTGGCAGCCCGGAACGCACACCGGCACCGGCCGGTACAACGAGCCGGGTGCGCTTTCCTGGACGGAACTGCTCACGCCCGAGCCGCAGGCCGCCGTCGGCTTCTTCCAGCAGCTGTTCGGCCACGAGGTGACCGAGTATCCCCAGGACGACGGCGGAACATACTCAACGCTGATGGTGAACGGCGCCGAGGTGGCCGGGATCGTCGCTGCTGAGGCGCCTGCGCGCTGGCAGATCTACTTCGGCGTGGCTGATGTGGCGGACGCGGTCCGGAAGGCTCTGGCAGCCGGTGCGGAGGTGCTGATCGCTCCCGAGTCCGACGACGACGAGACGCCGGGCGCCACGGCCACCCTCAGGGATCCGCAGGGCGGCGAGTTCAGCCTGCTGGAGGTTTAG